In Thermodesulfobacteriota bacterium, the following are encoded in one genomic region:
- a CDS encoding acyl-CoA carboxylase subunit beta translates to MTIKTHQKEIERLKSLQQKAFMGGGQKSIDRHHSKGKLTARERLDLLFDPHSFVELNDLAESQCRDFGMEKRKVPGDGVVIGYGTIDGRCVFAYAQDATVLGGSVGTIHGQKICRIIDEALKVKAPLISLNDSGGGRLHEGFFASKGVAGMFFRNTAASGVIPQISCIMGPCAGVSVYSPALMDFIIMVEKQSHMFITGPKVIQDVTGETVNFEELGGAHVHSRVTGQAHFIAKTEQESISLIRYLLSFLPSNHDDAPPSYSCNDDPERKNNNLTEIVPPDFKKGYDMHQVITEVVDNNEFLEILPEFAPNIITGLARLDGNTLGIVGNQPSIMAGCLDYHSADKAARFIRFCDCFNIPLLNLVDVPGYFPGVDQEHAGIIRHGAKMLYAYAEATVPKITLALRKEYGGAVMAMCCAGIGVDLMLAWPIAQLVVLDTAAAINIVYRKEILAADDSEAFRNQKIEEYDYKYSNPFHAASNMLVDRIIEPAETRTQIIKGLRMLKNKKRPEPFRKHGNIPL, encoded by the coding sequence ATGACCATAAAAACACACCAAAAAGAAATTGAAAGATTAAAAAGCCTTCAGCAGAAAGCATTCATGGGGGGTGGCCAAAAATCAATCGATCGCCACCATTCAAAAGGGAAGTTGACCGCCAGGGAACGACTTGACCTGTTGTTTGACCCACACAGTTTTGTGGAGTTAAATGACTTGGCCGAAAGCCAGTGCAGGGATTTTGGGATGGAAAAAAGAAAAGTTCCCGGCGATGGCGTGGTCATTGGGTATGGGACCATTGACGGACGGTGCGTGTTTGCATATGCACAGGATGCAACGGTTCTGGGTGGATCGGTGGGAACTATCCATGGCCAGAAAATCTGCAGGATCATTGATGAGGCCCTGAAAGTGAAAGCCCCTTTGATCTCCCTGAATGATTCCGGCGGGGGCCGGCTTCATGAAGGCTTTTTTGCCTCCAAGGGAGTAGCCGGCATGTTTTTTCGGAATACAGCTGCATCCGGGGTCATTCCTCAGATATCATGCATCATGGGGCCCTGTGCCGGCGTATCCGTGTATTCACCTGCATTGATGGATTTTATCATCATGGTTGAAAAACAGAGCCATATGTTCATCACCGGCCCCAAAGTCATCCAGGATGTAACCGGGGAAACCGTAAACTTCGAAGAGCTTGGAGGTGCACACGTTCACAGTCGCGTAACCGGACAGGCACATTTTATCGCCAAAACGGAGCAGGAAAGCATTTCGCTGATCCGCTACTTGTTAAGCTTTCTGCCGTCTAACCATGACGATGCCCCACCTTCATATAGCTGCAACGATGATCCGGAAAGAAAAAATAACAACCTGACTGAGATCGTCCCGCCGGATTTTAAAAAAGGTTACGACATGCATCAGGTGATTACCGAAGTGGTGGACAATAATGAATTCCTAGAAATCTTGCCTGAGTTTGCACCCAATATCATCACCGGGCTGGCACGCCTTGACGGAAACACTCTGGGAATCGTTGGCAACCAGCCCTCCATTATGGCCGGATGCCTGGATTATCATTCTGCAGACAAGGCAGCGAGGTTTATCAGGTTCTGTGACTGCTTTAATATCCCCCTGCTAAACCTGGTGGATGTACCCGGATACTTCCCGGGGGTGGACCAGGAACATGCCGGTATCATTCGGCATGGTGCCAAAATGCTGTATGCTTACGCAGAAGCCACCGTACCCAAGATCACGCTTGCATTGAGAAAAGAATACGGAGGGGCGGTGATGGCCATGTGCTGTGCTGGAATCGGGGTAGACCTGATGCTGGCCTGGCCGATCGCCCAGCTTGTTGTACTTGATACTGCGGCAGCCATCAATATTGTATACCGTAAGGAAATCCTCGCCGCAGATGATTCGGAAGCATTCAGGAATCAGAAAATCGAAGAGTATGATTACAAGTATTCAAACCCGTTTCATGCGGCCTCCAACATGCTGGTGGACCGGATTATCGAGCCTGCTGAAACCCGGACCCAGATCATCAAGGGTCTTAGAATGCTAAAAAACAAAAAGCGGCCGGAGCCTTTCAGAAAACATGGAAATATACCACTATAA
- a CDS encoding acyl-CoA dehydrogenase family protein: protein MDFLLTKEQQYIQKAAREFALGEMAPVGREFDLNETYPEDILKKARELDLIGLFIPEKFGGPGLGFLEQALVLEEFWKVDPGISQQLCSVTFGAEEFILFGTDEQGKKFLEPIFTGDAVMGFAITEPDAGSDTLSASTLAVKEGNEWVINGSKVMIGNGSKGTFMLVFCLTDPDAESRSKRHSILIVETDRQGYKSEPMHGKMGLRASDTAAIYFNNVRVPEENLLGTRGNGFHQLMAFFDRSRAYVSAHGVGLAQGALDMAVKHVRERKQFGRPIGSFQGVQFKIADMAVKIELARNLMHKTAWLLDNGTPDTHLTAMAKMYASRIAVEVVDEALQLHGGYGYFDDYDIERFYRAAKVLEIYEGAKEIEKMIIGRTIVGR from the coding sequence ATGGACTTTTTACTGACAAAGGAACAGCAATACATTCAAAAAGCAGCCAGAGAATTTGCTCTGGGAGAAATGGCACCGGTCGGCCGTGAATTTGATTTGAATGAAACCTATCCGGAAGATATTTTAAAAAAAGCAAGAGAACTCGATCTGATAGGGCTTTTCATCCCTGAAAAATTCGGTGGACCGGGGTTGGGTTTTCTTGAACAAGCTTTGGTTTTGGAAGAGTTCTGGAAAGTAGACCCCGGGATCAGTCAGCAGCTTTGCTCGGTCACATTCGGTGCGGAAGAGTTTATCCTTTTCGGTACCGACGAACAGGGTAAAAAATTTCTCGAACCTATTTTTACCGGAGACGCGGTGATGGGGTTTGCCATCACAGAGCCTGATGCAGGTTCCGATACACTGTCCGCTTCCACATTGGCCGTGAAAGAAGGTAACGAATGGGTCATTAACGGATCAAAAGTCATGATTGGAAACGGGTCCAAAGGAACCTTTATGCTGGTTTTCTGCCTGACCGATCCGGATGCCGAATCCAGGTCCAAGCGACACAGCATTCTTATTGTTGAGACAGACCGGCAAGGATACAAATCCGAGCCCATGCACGGTAAAATGGGGCTACGGGCTTCGGACACGGCAGCCATTTATTTTAACAATGTGCGTGTGCCCGAAGAAAACCTTCTGGGAACCCGTGGGAACGGATTTCATCAACTGATGGCCTTTTTTGACAGAAGCCGTGCTTATGTCAGCGCCCATGGAGTCGGACTTGCCCAGGGGGCTCTGGATATGGCTGTCAAGCATGTCAGGGAACGCAAACAGTTTGGAAGACCAATCGGCAGTTTCCAGGGCGTCCAGTTCAAAATCGCTGATATGGCAGTAAAAATTGAACTGGCCAGAAACCTGATGCACAAGACTGCCTGGTTGCTCGATAACGGTACGCCCGATACGCACCTCACTGCAATGGCCAAAATGTACGCCTCGCGCATTGCGGTTGAAGTGGTTGATGAAGCCCTTCAACTCCACGGCGGATATGGATATTTTGATGATTATGATATCGAACGCTTCTACAGGGCGGCAAAAGTTCTTGAAATCTATGAAGGGGCGAAGGAAATCGAAAAAATGATCATCGGGCGGACAATCGTAGGTAGATAG
- a CDS encoding thiamine pyrophosphate-dependent enzyme — translation MKEEFLLGNGAMALGILEAGCQVMTSYPGTPSSEILPEVVRFSQVFNLNTRMEWSINEKVAFDNAFAAAISGKRSACCMKMVGLNVAADSFTSAAYIGNIGGLVVISCDDPGPHSSQTEQDSRLMARLGKVPVLDPANPEEAREMIKAAFDLSEEFQVPVMVRPAIRVCHARQNIKYDVLESNLTKADFKREPTRWASTPKFRFIQHKALNEKHVRISEKFDILTPFNRHTLEKGKSYPFGIVTGGVPSSVVEDMFEEYERDDIPVLKLGAPYPFPENLADEFMDACDKVLVIEETDTLIEYMLRDKHKTLGRLSGHVPMEGELVPEKIEGLLNQALSDCGLSPLSDHDCGQEAFELTAGLGLPIRKPTLCPGCPHRASFYSIRKALPKAIFPSDIGCYTLGTNLGVVDTVLDMGAGITMASGFWNAFIQDDVKKPIVATMGDSTFFHSGTTGLINAVYNDSRFILVILDNSITAMTGMQPAITQEDLVDGSKGNAISLETIVKGCGVEYIKVVDPYDTKHMITVIKEAYQHMTDPDGGIAVIISRHPCVIGFKDEAIPEKFEVLVTDECDDCGFCHTRFECPAMYRNDQTEKTEINPVLCAQCGVCLQICPRDAIEKV, via the coding sequence ATGAAAGAAGAGTTTTTACTAGGAAACGGTGCCATGGCCCTTGGAATTTTGGAAGCGGGCTGTCAGGTTATGACCTCATACCCCGGGACCCCGTCTTCAGAAATCCTTCCCGAGGTGGTCCGATTTTCCCAAGTGTTTAACCTGAATACCCGTATGGAATGGTCCATAAACGAAAAGGTGGCCTTTGACAATGCTTTTGCCGCCGCCATATCCGGTAAACGTTCGGCCTGCTGCATGAAAATGGTGGGTCTGAATGTGGCGGCGGATTCCTTTACGTCCGCGGCCTATATCGGCAATATCGGCGGACTGGTGGTTATCTCCTGTGATGACCCCGGGCCCCATTCATCCCAGACCGAACAGGACTCGCGGCTTATGGCACGATTGGGCAAAGTGCCGGTGTTGGATCCGGCAAACCCTGAAGAGGCAAGGGAAATGATCAAGGCCGCCTTTGATCTTTCCGAAGAATTCCAGGTACCGGTGATGGTCAGACCGGCCATCAGAGTCTGCCACGCAAGGCAGAATATCAAATATGACGTTCTGGAGAGTAATTTAACCAAGGCTGATTTTAAACGCGAGCCGACCCGCTGGGCATCCACGCCGAAGTTCAGGTTCATCCAGCATAAAGCCTTGAATGAAAAGCATGTGAGAATCAGCGAAAAATTTGATATCCTCACCCCTTTCAACAGGCATACCCTGGAAAAAGGAAAATCCTATCCTTTCGGGATTGTCACCGGCGGTGTGCCTTCAAGCGTGGTTGAGGATATGTTTGAAGAGTACGAAAGAGATGATATCCCGGTGTTAAAACTGGGTGCGCCCTATCCTTTCCCGGAAAACCTGGCTGACGAGTTCATGGATGCCTGTGACAAGGTACTGGTCATTGAAGAGACCGATACCTTGATTGAATATATGTTAAGGGACAAGCATAAAACCCTGGGACGGCTCTCCGGTCATGTGCCCATGGAAGGCGAGCTGGTTCCGGAAAAAATTGAAGGACTTCTTAACCAAGCTCTATCCGACTGCGGGCTTTCTCCCTTATCAGACCATGACTGCGGACAGGAAGCCTTCGAACTGACGGCAGGTCTCGGACTACCCATCAGAAAACCGACCTTGTGTCCCGGATGCCCTCACCGGGCGTCTTTTTATTCCATCAGAAAGGCATTACCCAAAGCCATCTTCCCCTCTGACATCGGTTGCTACACCCTTGGCACCAATTTAGGCGTGGTGGACACGGTCCTTGACATGGGTGCCGGTATTACCATGGCATCCGGATTCTGGAATGCCTTTATCCAGGATGATGTAAAAAAACCGATTGTGGCGACCATGGGGGATTCCACCTTTTTTCATTCCGGCACCACCGGCCTGATCAACGCCGTTTACAACGATTCCAGGTTTATTTTGGTAATACTGGATAACAGTATTACGGCCATGACCGGTATGCAGCCGGCCATTACCCAGGAAGACCTGGTGGACGGCAGTAAGGGAAATGCCATCTCCCTGGAAACCATCGTCAAAGGATGCGGCGTTGAATACATCAAAGTGGTGGATCCCTATGACACCAAACATATGATCACGGTAATCAAAGAAGCGTATCAGCATATGACTGACCCTGACGGTGGTATTGCGGTGATTATTTCCCGCCACCCCTGTGTAATCGGGTTCAAGGACGAGGCCATTCCGGAAAAATTCGAGGTGTTGGTTACCGATGAATGCGATGACTGCGGTTTCTGCCATACCAGATTTGAATGCCCGGCCATGTACAGGAATGATCAGACTGAAAAGACCGAAATCAATCCGGTACTCTGTGCCCAGTGTGGTGTCTGCCTGCAGATATGTCCCAGGGATGCGATTGAAAAAGTTTAA
- a CDS encoding indolepyruvate oxidoreductase subunit beta, whose amino-acid sequence MKTVNFVLSGLGGQGILFMTRVFATAALNKGYNILGAETHGMAQRGGSVVSHLRIGNAKSSLIRAGAADFLLSMDEAEAYRYLPYLKKGGKLFANAPADAFPDIRVTAYLDKMQIAPYAMEAGKTAMELGSPKSTNLAMIAFYSAFGVGPLNADDLRSTVDTISPGPFKEMNLKIFETCHETGRKMANI is encoded by the coding sequence ATGAAAACGGTAAATTTTGTTCTTAGCGGTCTAGGAGGACAGGGAATTCTTTTTATGACCAGGGTCTTTGCCACGGCTGCTTTAAATAAGGGATATAATATACTGGGTGCGGAAACACACGGCATGGCCCAGCGGGGCGGGTCTGTGGTTTCCCATTTAAGGATAGGAAATGCAAAATCCAGCCTGATCCGTGCTGGCGCCGCAGACTTTCTGTTGTCCATGGATGAAGCCGAAGCTTACCGCTATCTGCCCTATTTGAAAAAAGGAGGGAAACTCTTTGCCAACGCGCCTGCTGATGCATTCCCCGATATTCGGGTAACCGCATATCTTGATAAAATGCAAATTGCGCCCTATGCCATGGAGGCGGGAAAAACCGCCATGGAACTCGGATCCCCTAAATCCACCAATCTTGCCATGATTGCATTTTATTCCGCCTTTGGGGTGGGACCGCTGAATGCGGATGATTTAAGGTCCACTGTGGATACGATCAGCCCCGGGCCCTTTAAGGAAATGAATCTGAAGATTTTTGAAACCTGCCATGAGACAGGCAGAAAAATGGCTAATATTTAG
- a CDS encoding CoA transferase produces MEFFKNLTVLSLEQATVAPYLTYRLAQDGMNVIRLEHPVYGDPNRFIGENVLDEKRMNAYFLTINAGKKALTLNLADPQGREIFNKLIRRLEVDIFITNQLPKNYEKLGIAYELIKEIKPDIIWLGLTGFGPNSNEGAYDPILQARSGLMELTGEADGDPQVTGIPLPDMGTSEHGYGLLMKALFKRAVTGKGTRIDMSMLESTVSWLTVPIALSKSFGATISRRGNTHEFFSPVSVYKTSNGFVYLAVGNDRQWKSMVSQDMFKSLAKEEYNKNQGRIADVVNLNKAINAITEKHTSEELIELFNSITVPISKIKSVNEVVEDPLVARRILTCTDPKTGTTVTLAPPPHMTPFLEKCDRKLSFPPRFGQQNQEIYGDVLGYDEATLAGFKEKGII; encoded by the coding sequence ATGGAATTTTTTAAAAACCTCACCGTACTATCACTTGAACAGGCAACAGTCGCCCCGTATCTTACATACAGGCTGGCCCAGGACGGGATGAATGTTATTAGACTGGAACATCCGGTATACGGAGACCCTAACCGTTTCATCGGTGAAAACGTCCTTGATGAAAAAAGGATGAACGCCTATTTTTTAACCATCAATGCCGGGAAAAAAGCACTTACCCTGAACCTGGCTGATCCCCAGGGACGTGAGATATTCAACAAACTGATTCGACGCCTTGAAGTCGATATTTTTATCACCAACCAGTTACCTAAGAATTATGAAAAACTTGGCATTGCGTATGAGTTGATAAAAGAAATCAAACCGGATATCATCTGGCTGGGGCTTACCGGGTTCGGCCCGAACTCCAATGAAGGGGCCTATGACCCGATTTTACAAGCAAGATCGGGCTTAATGGAACTTACCGGTGAAGCAGACGGAGATCCCCAGGTCACGGGTATCCCTTTGCCGGACATGGGAACCAGTGAACACGGATATGGACTGTTGATGAAGGCGCTCTTTAAGAGGGCAGTCACAGGGAAAGGCACCCGTATTGACATGTCCATGCTTGAATCCACTGTATCCTGGCTGACCGTACCCATTGCCCTTTCCAAAAGCTTTGGTGCGACCATCTCCAGGAGAGGGAACACCCACGAATTTTTCAGTCCGGTATCGGTTTATAAGACCAGCAACGGGTTTGTTTACCTGGCTGTGGGCAATGATCGTCAGTGGAAATCCATGGTATCCCAGGACATGTTCAAATCTCTGGCAAAGGAAGAATATAACAAGAACCAGGGCAGAATTGCAGACGTAGTAAACCTCAACAAGGCCATTAATGCCATCACGGAAAAGCACACTTCTGAAGAGCTCATTGAGCTGTTCAACTCCATTACCGTTCCCATTTCCAAGATCAAGAGCGTTAATGAAGTGGTTGAAGATCCACTGGTCGCAAGACGGATCCTTACCTGCACCGACCCAAAAACCGGCACAACAGTAACCCTTGCCCCACCGCCCCACATGACACCCTTTCTGGAAAAATGTGACCGGAAGCTCTCCTTTCCGCCGAGATTCGGTCAACAAAACCAGGAAATCTATGGTGATGTTCTGGGGTATGATGAAGCCACCCTTGCAGGATTCAAGGAAAAAGGGATTATCTAA
- a CDS encoding GntR family transcriptional regulator encodes MKLDNSFKQRKSLGHDVFEYLKNAIIDQTIEPGSRLVESKIADMLGISRTPLREALHKLEREDWIEKIPSGGFKVVTLTHDDIEQTFGIRSVLEAYAARLAAENYQDQDLAPLEKKMNEFIKCLETKDSDRLHKINTQFHDLLYSLSKSPKLIKMINQLRAQISMFRQIILKQEEYARKSSNDHVKMLEAIKNRDGRKVEKLVRRHIIKGKNVVLSELKQEEKENKSG; translated from the coding sequence ATGAAGCTGGATAACAGTTTTAAACAAAGAAAATCCTTGGGTCATGATGTGTTTGAGTATTTGAAAAACGCCATCATTGACCAGACCATTGAGCCGGGCTCAAGACTGGTGGAAAGCAAGATTGCCGACATGCTGGGTATCAGCAGAACACCGTTACGTGAGGCACTGCACAAGCTTGAAAGAGAAGACTGGATTGAAAAAATCCCCTCAGGCGGATTTAAGGTGGTCACCCTGACCCATGACGATATTGAGCAGACCTTTGGTATCCGAAGTGTTCTTGAAGCATATGCGGCAAGGCTTGCTGCGGAAAATTACCAAGATCAAGACCTTGCCCCCTTGGAAAAAAAGATGAATGAATTTATCAAGTGTCTTGAGACAAAAGACAGTGACAGACTTCATAAAATCAACACCCAATTTCATGATCTTCTTTACAGCCTAAGCAAAAGCCCGAAACTAATCAAAATGATCAACCAGCTTCGCGCTCAAATCTCAATGTTCAGGCAGATTATCCTCAAACAGGAAGAATATGCCCGCAAGAGTAGTAACGACCATGTTAAAATGCTTGAGGCCATTAAAAATCGTGATGGCAGGAAGGTGGAAAAACTGGTGCGCCGGCACATTATCAAAGGAAAGAACGTGGTTTTAAGTGAATTAAAACAAGAGGAAAAAGAAAACAAGAGTGGCTGA
- the meaB gene encoding methylmalonyl Co-A mutase-associated GTPase MeaB has protein sequence MAEIKDILEGSKIAGARMIRLIEDCDPSAFEMLKRLYPHSGNAFIIGITGSPGVGKSSLIDALILEFRKLGIKVAVIAVDPTSPISGGAILGDRLRMQRHATDEKVFIRSMASRGHKGGLSRATKDATVVMDAMGYDIIIIETVGAGQGEFDITTLAHSTGIVNIPGTGDGIQAVKAGILETGDVFIVNKSDKPGADELVHHLTTMIDMSNLSNTTRAKTNWTPKVLKTNARDGTGVNELADTFLSHFDFMKNNDLIDRKRKELEYLYFHSLLKDLTLEKLLLFLKGSEEYKKTEKKIQSGSLDPLTAAELMVNKMNAFQRNEKRTT, from the coding sequence GTGGCTGAAATCAAAGACATACTGGAAGGAAGCAAGATTGCCGGTGCAAGGATGATCCGTCTCATTGAGGACTGCGATCCATCGGCATTTGAGATGTTAAAGCGCCTCTATCCCCATTCCGGCAATGCCTTTATCATCGGCATCACCGGATCCCCCGGCGTGGGCAAATCTTCCCTGATTGATGCACTGATCCTTGAATTTCGTAAACTCGGTATCAAGGTCGCCGTTATTGCGGTGGACCCCACCAGCCCGATTTCGGGTGGCGCCATTTTAGGAGACCGGCTGCGCATGCAGCGCCATGCAACAGATGAAAAAGTGTTTATCCGATCCATGGCGTCAAGGGGCCACAAAGGAGGCCTTTCACGAGCCACCAAAGATGCCACCGTGGTCATGGACGCCATGGGTTATGATATCATTATCATTGAAACCGTGGGGGCCGGTCAGGGAGAATTTGATATCACCACCCTGGCCCATTCAACCGGAATTGTCAATATTCCGGGAACAGGGGACGGCATACAGGCGGTGAAAGCAGGTATTCTTGAAACCGGTGATGTCTTTATCGTCAACAAGAGTGACAAACCTGGCGCAGATGAGTTGGTACACCATCTGACAACAATGATTGACATGTCCAACTTATCGAACACGACCCGGGCTAAAACAAACTGGACCCCCAAGGTGCTGAAAACCAACGCCCGGGATGGAACCGGTGTGAATGAACTGGCCGACACCTTTCTGTCCCATTTTGATTTCATGAAAAACAACGACCTGATTGATCGCAAAAGAAAAGAACTAGAATACCTCTATTTCCATTCGCTGTTAAAGGATTTGACCCTGGAAAAACTGCTTTTATTCCTAAAAGGCTCAGAAGAATACAAAAAAACCGAAAAAAAAATTCAATCCGGTTCATTGGACCCGTTAACTGCGGCAGAACTTATGGTCAATAAGATGAATGCGTTTCAACGCAATGAAAAAAGGACAACATAA
- a CDS encoding cobalamin B12-binding domain-containing protein, translating to MEATNKIRVLIAKPGLDGHDKGAKIVALALRDAGMEVIYSGLHQTLDQIIQTATQETVDVIGLSIMSGAHLPIAEKLIGMMKEQGLDDIRLTVGGVIPYQDIPTLKQMGVAEVFPGGTPFEDIITGINSLFE from the coding sequence ATGGAAGCAACCAACAAAATTCGGGTGCTGATCGCGAAACCCGGCCTTGACGGCCACGATAAGGGTGCAAAAATTGTGGCTTTGGCTTTAAGGGATGCGGGTATGGAAGTGATTTATTCCGGGCTCCACCAGACCCTAGACCAGATTATACAGACTGCCACCCAGGAAACAGTGGATGTCATTGGACTAAGCATCATGTCAGGGGCACACCTGCCCATAGCTGAAAAGCTCATCGGTATGATGAAGGAACAGGGGCTCGATGATATCCGCCTGACAGTGGGAGGGGTCATTCCCTACCAGGATATTCCTACACTCAAACAGATGGGGGTGGCAGAAGTTTTTCCCGGAGGAACCCCTTTTGAGGACATTATTACCGGTATAAACAGCCTGTTTGAATAA
- a CDS encoding methylmalonyl-CoA mutase family protein, with amino-acid sequence MGVAKYIKDERGAIQEVTYQSGIKVKPVYGPEDLKKAGYTYDKDLGNPGEYPFTRSLHPLGYRSRAWTTRQYTGFGTPEETNKRFKLMIANGQTGLNVAFDLPTQMGYDSDHPLAQGEVGRVGMAIDSLKDFEIAFADIPLDRIGSGLTINAVATIMMAMYQAVAENFGYSKEQISTTPQNDILKEMIGRGAWIFPVEHGVRLVGDSIEYAVKELPRSNPVSICGYHIRESGATPAQEIAYAFEIAKAYIDNVVQRDISPEEFVGRFSFNFNVYGNLWEQIAKFRAARKLWAKMLKNEYGVTEKKKLFLRGLFGGGGSGLTKEQPENNIMRGAYYALGAALSGAQTTALCSFDEAYTIPTPRSALLSLRTLEMLMDEVGLRDTVDPLAGSYFIETLTLNMEEKILEEMKEVENLGGMIKCISNGLIQRKVSSQAYAFEKGLQFGEYSKVGLNPEARGTEADKTDVELHEYNEAWAEKSKANLNELRRTRNNRDVTESLKALEKAAKTDENVMPHLVKCCHAYATVGEMAGVFRQTFGEWKEPDFY; translated from the coding sequence ATGGGTGTTGCTAAATATATCAAGGATGAAAGAGGTGCGATACAAGAGGTAACCTACCAGTCCGGCATAAAAGTAAAACCGGTCTATGGCCCCGAAGATCTAAAAAAGGCGGGATATACCTATGACAAAGATCTTGGAAACCCGGGCGAATATCCGTTTACCCGCAGCCTTCACCCTCTAGGCTATCGCAGCCGGGCATGGACCACCAGGCAGTACACCGGATTCGGCACTCCGGAAGAGACCAACAAACGTTTCAAACTCATGATTGCCAACGGTCAAACCGGCCTGAATGTGGCCTTTGACCTGCCAACCCAGATGGGATACGATTCGGATCATCCTCTGGCACAGGGTGAAGTCGGGCGAGTGGGCATGGCCATTGACTCTTTAAAGGATTTTGAAATCGCCTTTGCCGATATTCCCCTGGATCGAATCGGATCCGGTTTGACCATCAATGCCGTGGCCACCATCATGATGGCGATGTATCAGGCGGTGGCGGAAAATTTCGGGTATTCCAAAGAGCAGATTTCCACCACTCCCCAGAATGATATTTTAAAGGAAATGATCGGCCGGGGGGCCTGGATTTTTCCTGTTGAGCACGGTGTGAGACTGGTGGGTGACAGCATTGAATATGCCGTCAAGGAACTGCCAAGATCCAATCCTGTCAGCATTTGCGGATACCATATCCGTGAATCCGGCGCCACCCCCGCCCAGGAAATCGCCTATGCATTTGAAATTGCCAAAGCTTACATTGATAACGTGGTGCAACGGGATATCAGCCCCGAAGAATTTGTGGGGCGGTTTTCCTTTAACTTTAATGTCTACGGTAACCTGTGGGAGCAGATTGCCAAGTTCAGGGCTGCCAGAAAACTGTGGGCAAAGATGCTGAAAAATGAATACGGTGTCACCGAAAAGAAAAAACTTTTTTTACGGGGGCTTTTTGGCGGCGGTGGTTCCGGCCTTACCAAAGAGCAACCGGAAAACAATATCATGAGAGGTGCTTATTATGCGCTCGGTGCAGCCCTGTCCGGTGCCCAGACCACTGCATTGTGCTCTTTTGATGAAGCCTATACCATCCCCACTCCGCGATCTGCCCTGCTCTCGCTACGAACCCTTGAAATGCTCATGGATGAAGTGGGTTTAAGGGATACGGTGGACCCACTTGCAGGGTCATATTTTATTGAAACGCTGACCCTTAACATGGAAGAAAAAATCTTAGAGGAGATGAAAGAGGTTGAGAATCTGGGCGGAATGATCAAATGCATTTCAAACGGCCTTATCCAGAGAAAGGTATCCAGTCAGGCCTATGCATTTGAAAAAGGACTGCAGTTCGGAGAGTACAGCAAGGTCGGCCTCAATCCGGAAGCAAGGGGTACTGAAGCCGACAAAACCGATGTAGAGCTCCATGAATATAATGAAGCATGGGCTGAAAAATCCAAGGCCAATTTAAACGAACTTCGCCGCACCCGGAACAACAGGGATGTGACTGAAAGCCTCAAGGCTTTGGAGAAAGCTGCCAAGACAGATGAGAATGTCATGCCCCATCTGGTAAAGTGCTGTCATGCCTATGCGACGGTTGGAGAAATGGCAGGGGTGTTCAGACAGACCTTTGGGGAGTGGAAAGAGCCTGATTTTTACTAA